From a region of the Terriglobia bacterium genome:
- the bshA gene encoding N-acetyl-alpha-D-glucosaminyl L-malate synthase BshA, with translation MKIGITCYPTYGGSGVVATELGMELAQRGHEVHFITYSQPFRLQVEMENIHFHQVDVSMYPLFEYPPYDLALATRMGEVAEMYDLDLLHVHYAIPHSVSALLARQMLESRGRKLPFVTTLHGTDITLVGVDRSYLPITKYSIEKSDGVTAISKYLREKTQQVFEIENTIEVIYNFVNCDIYRRDPGAGQRRAQFADPQERLLVHLSNFRPVKRLLDVIEIFDRVQKQVPSKLLLMGDGPDRAAAEWLVRRKGIQERVFFLGKQDRVHEKLAISDLMLLPSQLESFGLAALEAMASEVPAIATRVGGVPEVIEHERTGFLGEVGDVDTMARWAVELLSDEKKLTEMGQRARSAAQSRFCSTKIIPQYEQFYERVLARSS, from the coding sequence GTGAAGATCGGGATCACGTGTTATCCGACCTACGGCGGCAGTGGCGTGGTGGCCACCGAGCTGGGCATGGAACTGGCCCAGCGCGGGCACGAAGTGCACTTCATCACCTACTCCCAGCCCTTCCGCCTGCAAGTGGAGATGGAGAACATCCATTTTCACCAGGTGGACGTGTCGATGTACCCGCTGTTCGAGTACCCGCCCTACGACCTGGCGCTGGCGACGCGCATGGGCGAGGTGGCGGAGATGTACGATCTCGACCTTTTGCACGTGCATTACGCCATCCCGCACTCGGTGAGCGCGCTGCTGGCCCGGCAGATGCTGGAATCGCGCGGCCGCAAGCTTCCCTTCGTCACCACCTTGCACGGTACGGACATCACGCTGGTCGGCGTGGACCGGTCCTACCTGCCCATCACCAAGTATTCCATCGAGAAGAGTGACGGCGTGACCGCGATCTCAAAGTACCTGCGGGAGAAGACGCAGCAGGTGTTCGAGATCGAGAACACGATCGAAGTGATCTATAACTTCGTGAACTGCGACATCTACCGGCGCGACCCGGGCGCGGGGCAGCGGCGGGCGCAGTTCGCCGACCCGCAGGAGCGCCTCCTGGTCCACCTGTCGAATTTCCGGCCGGTGAAGCGGCTGCTGGACGTCATCGAGATCTTCGACCGCGTCCAGAAGCAGGTTCCGTCCAAGTTGCTGCTGATGGGCGATGGCCCAGACCGCGCGGCCGCGGAGTGGCTGGTGCGGCGCAAGGGCATCCAGGAGCGTGTCTTCTTCCTGGGCAAGCAGGACCGGGTGCACGAGAAGCTGGCCATCTCGGACCTGATGCTGCTGCCCAGCCAGCTCGAGTCCTTCGGGCTGGCGGCGCTGGAGGCGATGGCGTCGGAAGTGCCTGCGATCGCCACCCGCGTCGGCGGCGTGCCCGAGGTCATCGAGCATGAGCGCACCGGCTTCCTCGGTGAGGTCGGCGACGTGGACACCATGGCGCGCTGGGCGGTCGAATTGCTGTCGGACGAGAAGAAGCTCACGGAGATGGGCCAGCGGGCGCGCAGCGCGGCGCAGTCGCGCTTCTGCTCCACCAAGATCATTCCGCAATACGAGCAGTTCTACGAGCGCGTGCTGGCGCGCTCCTCGTAA
- the polX gene encoding DNA polymerase/3'-5' exonuclease PolX yields the protein MPTFDNKYIANILSEAADLMEVANDDPFRIRSYRRAAEAIEGLPQQVSEIWQEPKKLLEIPGIGKGMVANIQEIFSNQGKLKLHQELLEKYHPSMLELLKISGLGPKTIALIWDAFQVCDVAGVEKLAKEGKLRGLPRLSEKIEQKILRAIEQYRKVSGRFHIDVADEVAQKLVAQLKGMPGVDKVTPAGSLRRGRETVGDLDVLVTGKCGENEKQRDAVIAKILELPGIMEVLAKGENKVSFKLRTGMQVDVRILAPASFGAALLYFTGSKNHNVALRQRALKLGYTLNEYSLARLKTEKPVASKTEEEIYAKLGLDYIPPELREDSGEIEAAEEHDIPDLVTIEDLRGDVHMHTVETDGRNTIEEMAEAARERGYKYMAITDHTKNLAMTNGLDDKRAEKHIKRIHEAAKKFEGIKILAGIEVDILADGELDLSDSVLEQMDLVIASVHSHFSQEPAKMTERILRAIENKNVSALGHPTGRLLLRREAYEFDIDAVLKTAAKKRVAMELNSFPDRLDLNDRHLRMAKERGVKIVINTDSHHTSHMEKIKYGVLQARRAWLTKEDILNTLPPDKFAKAMKHAW from the coding sequence ATGCCGACATTCGATAACAAGTACATCGCCAACATCCTCTCCGAAGCCGCGGACCTGATGGAGGTCGCGAACGACGACCCGTTCCGCATCCGCTCGTACCGGCGCGCGGCCGAGGCCATCGAAGGCCTGCCACAGCAGGTCTCGGAGATCTGGCAGGAGCCGAAGAAGTTGTTGGAGATCCCGGGAATCGGCAAAGGCATGGTGGCGAACATCCAGGAGATCTTCTCGAACCAGGGCAAGCTCAAGCTGCACCAGGAGTTATTGGAGAAGTACCACCCGAGCATGCTGGAGCTGCTGAAGATCTCGGGGCTGGGGCCGAAGACGATTGCGCTCATTTGGGATGCGTTCCAGGTGTGCGATGTGGCGGGGGTAGAGAAGCTGGCGAAAGAAGGCAAGCTGCGCGGCCTGCCACGCCTGAGCGAGAAGATCGAGCAGAAGATCCTGCGCGCCATCGAGCAGTACCGGAAGGTCTCGGGCCGGTTCCATATCGACGTGGCGGACGAGGTTGCGCAGAAGCTGGTGGCGCAGCTCAAGGGGATGCCGGGCGTGGACAAGGTGACGCCCGCGGGATCGCTGCGGCGGGGGCGCGAGACGGTCGGCGACCTCGACGTCCTGGTCACCGGCAAGTGCGGCGAGAACGAGAAACAGCGCGACGCCGTCATCGCCAAGATCCTTGAATTGCCGGGGATCATGGAAGTGCTGGCCAAGGGCGAAAACAAGGTCAGCTTCAAGCTGCGCACCGGAATGCAGGTGGATGTGCGCATCCTGGCCCCCGCGTCGTTCGGCGCGGCCCTGCTGTACTTCACCGGCTCGAAGAACCACAACGTGGCCCTGCGCCAGCGCGCGCTCAAGCTGGGCTACACGCTGAATGAGTACAGCCTGGCGCGCCTGAAGACCGAGAAACCCGTCGCCAGCAAGACCGAAGAGGAGATCTACGCCAAGCTGGGACTCGACTACATCCCTCCGGAACTCAGGGAAGACAGCGGGGAGATCGAGGCGGCGGAAGAGCATGATATCCCGGACCTGGTCACGATCGAGGACCTGCGTGGCGACGTGCACATGCACACCGTGGAGACCGACGGCCGTAACACCATCGAGGAGATGGCCGAGGCGGCGCGGGAGCGCGGATACAAGTACATGGCCATCACCGACCACACCAAGAACCTGGCCATGACCAACGGGCTCGACGACAAGCGCGCGGAAAAGCACATCAAGCGCATCCACGAGGCGGCGAAGAAGTTCGAGGGCATCAAGATCCTTGCCGGGATCGAGGTGGATATCCTGGCGGACGGCGAACTCGACCTCTCCGATTCTGTCCTGGAGCAGATGGACCTGGTCATCGCCAGCGTGCATTCGCACTTCAGCCAGGAGCCGGCGAAGATGACCGAGCGCATCCTGCGCGCGATCGAGAACAAGAACGTCTCGGCGCTGGGCCACCCGACCGGGCGGCTGCTGCTGCGCCGCGAGGCCTACGAGTTCGATATCGACGCCGTGCTGAAGACAGCCGCGAAGAAAAGGGTCGCGATGGAATTGAATTCGTTTCCCGACCGGCTCGACCTGAACGACCGCCACCTGCGCATGGCGAAAGAGCGCGGGGTGAAGATCGTCATCAACACGGACTCGCACCACACCTCGCACATGGAGAAAATCAAGTACGGCGTATTGCAGGCGCGTCGTGCGTGGCTGACCAAGGAGGACATCTTGAACACGCTGCCTCCTGACAAGTTCGCAAAGGCGATGAAGCATGCCTGGTAG
- a CDS encoding NUDIX hydrolase: MATKKSPAKVRVISSKTVFHGPVFSVTVDEVVEPSGVRARRDAVRHPGSIVVLVVDDTRKEPRVLLLRQYRYPANDRLWELSAGRIDAGESELAAAKRELLEETGFIAKHWKHLFTYYSSPGFMDETMAIYEASGLTPGKAQPEEDEVIQKRFFPLRQALGMIASGKICDGKTIVGLLWLERGWRTRRRSRP; encoded by the coding sequence ATGGCAACGAAGAAGAGTCCTGCAAAGGTCCGGGTAATCTCGTCGAAGACGGTGTTCCACGGGCCGGTGTTCTCCGTGACCGTGGACGAGGTGGTGGAGCCAAGCGGGGTACGCGCGCGGCGCGACGCGGTACGCCACCCCGGATCGATCGTCGTGCTGGTGGTGGACGACACCAGGAAAGAGCCGCGGGTGCTGCTGCTCCGCCAGTATCGTTATCCGGCGAACGACCGCCTGTGGGAGCTGTCGGCGGGGCGCATCGACGCCGGCGAAAGTGAACTCGCGGCCGCCAAGCGGGAACTCCTGGAAGAAACCGGATTCATCGCGAAGCATTGGAAGCACCTGTTCACTTACTACTCATCGCCCGGGTTCATGGACGAGACCATGGCGATCTACGAGGCCAGCGGTCTGACCCCGGGTAAAGCGCAGCCCGAGGAAGACGAAGTCATCCAAAAGCGCTTCTTCCCTCTCCGCCAGGCGTTGGGGATGATCGCGTCGGGCAAGATTTGTGACGGAAAGACGATCGTAGGGCTGTTATGGCTAGAGCGGGGATGGCGCACACGCCGCCGCTCCCGTCCCTAG
- a CDS encoding histidine kinase yields MDPRLISVSLLVRLGVAAAVASALSRSRYFKSLLYREERNATQAIHLALFIAVPFALGVVVRMSVRNFIAADLALESAVLIGVIGGRGAGVVGGILLSLPSMLQGEFASMPFYMVAGYFAGVLRRLTANKEDIWSFTPFMDLSIYRWIRRNVHHLRLDWQISFFLYIVLLHFLRVELGRAFHGRLFYIPPTGWLSALGLYAVTVASVAIPLKIWNNTRIEKKLEDQELLLLQARMEALQSQINPHFLFNTLNSVASLVRFDPEMARVLIVKLANILRRILRKADSFVQLRDEMEFIDDYLDIEVVRFGRDKLRVIKELQPDTLDFAVPSMLLQPLVENSIKHGLSPKIEGGSITLRSRVAEGQLVIQVEDDGVGISEEATDLGVAGSGIGMANVAERLKVLYGENAKMTVQSRNGEGTLITLTLPILQSVDTDDTTRRLYEERASTRS; encoded by the coding sequence GTGGATCCGCGCCTTATCTCCGTTTCGCTGCTGGTTCGCCTCGGGGTGGCGGCCGCCGTGGCCAGCGCCCTGTCCCGCTCCCGCTACTTCAAGTCGCTGCTCTACCGCGAGGAGCGCAACGCCACCCAGGCCATCCACCTGGCGCTGTTCATCGCCGTCCCCTTCGCTCTGGGCGTGGTGGTGCGCATGAGCGTGCGCAATTTCATCGCCGCCGACTTGGCCCTGGAGAGCGCGGTCCTGATCGGAGTGATCGGAGGGCGGGGCGCCGGCGTGGTCGGTGGCATCCTGCTCTCCCTGCCTTCGATGTTGCAGGGTGAGTTCGCCAGCATGCCTTTTTACATGGTCGCCGGGTACTTTGCGGGCGTACTGCGCCGCCTCACGGCCAACAAGGAAGACATCTGGTCGTTCACTCCCTTCATGGATCTGAGCATCTATCGCTGGATCCGCCGCAACGTCCATCATCTGCGGCTGGACTGGCAGATCTCGTTCTTTCTCTATATCGTCCTGTTGCATTTCCTGCGCGTGGAACTGGGCCGCGCCTTTCACGGACGGCTGTTCTATATCCCGCCCACCGGCTGGCTGAGCGCCCTGGGCCTGTACGCGGTCACCGTGGCGTCGGTCGCCATCCCGCTGAAGATCTGGAACAACACGCGCATCGAGAAGAAGCTGGAGGACCAGGAGCTCCTGCTGCTGCAGGCGCGCATGGAGGCCCTGCAGAGCCAGATCAACCCGCACTTCCTCTTCAACACGCTGAACTCGGTCGCCTCGCTGGTGCGCTTCGATCCCGAGATGGCGCGCGTGCTCATCGTGAAGCTGGCCAACATCCTGCGCCGCATCCTGCGCAAGGCCGACTCGTTCGTCCAGCTCCGCGACGAGATGGAGTTCATCGACGACTACCTCGACATCGAGGTGGTGCGATTCGGGCGAGACAAGCTGCGCGTCATCAAGGAGCTGCAGCCGGATACGCTCGATTTTGCCGTTCCCAGCATGCTGCTCCAGCCGCTGGTGGAGAATTCCATCAAGCACGGCCTCTCGCCCAAGATCGAGGGCGGGAGCATCACTCTGCGCAGCCGCGTGGCCGAAGGCCAACTCGTGATCCAAGTGGAGGACGATGGGGTCGGCATCAGCGAAGAAGCGACGGACCTCGGGGTAGCGGGCAGCGGCATCGGCATGGCCAATGTCGCCGAGCGCCTGAAGGTCCTGTATGGCGAGAATGCGAAGATGACGGTGCAGAGCCGCAATGGCGAGGGCACGCTGATCACCCTCACCCTGCCGATCCTGCAGTCGGTGGACACCGACGACACTACCCGCCGGCTTTACGAGGAGCGCGCCAGCACGCGCTCGTAG
- the ribA gene encoding GTP cyclohydrolase II — MASYELKKVAEADFPTRWGHFRIMGFEGQGLMDRRTETAVALVLGDIHKKAPLVRIHSQCLTGDVFGSLRCDCRQQLELSLEMIAKAGSGVLVYEQQEGRGIGLMAKLQAYALQDQGMDTVEANEKLGFKSDLREFTLPGEVLKALGLKEIRLLSNNPDKVKAVEKAGIKIIERVPCEVEAQPHAKKYLETKRKKMGHLFTAR, encoded by the coding sequence GTGGCTTCTTACGAGCTGAAAAAGGTGGCCGAGGCCGATTTCCCCACGCGGTGGGGGCACTTCCGCATCATGGGCTTCGAGGGGCAGGGGCTGATGGACCGCCGCACCGAGACCGCGGTGGCGCTGGTCCTGGGCGATATCCACAAGAAGGCGCCACTGGTGCGGATCCATTCCCAGTGCCTTACCGGAGACGTCTTCGGCTCGCTGCGCTGCGACTGCCGGCAGCAACTGGAGCTTTCTCTGGAAATGATCGCCAAGGCCGGGAGCGGGGTGCTCGTGTACGAGCAGCAGGAAGGCCGCGGCATCGGGCTGATGGCGAAGTTGCAGGCCTACGCGCTCCAGGACCAGGGCATGGACACGGTCGAGGCCAACGAGAAGCTGGGCTTCAAGTCCGACCTGCGGGAATTCACCTTGCCGGGCGAGGTCTTGAAAGCGCTCGGGCTGAAGGAGATCCGGCTGCTCTCCAATAACCCCGACAAAGTGAAGGCCGTGGAGAAGGCGGGGATCAAGATCATCGAGCGGGTCCCCTGCGAGGTCGAGGCGCAGCCGCACGCCAAGAAGTACCTCGAAACCAAGAGGAAGAAGATGGGGCATCTGTTCACGGCCCGGTAG
- a CDS encoding DUF2520 domain-containing protein produces MAKPTIALVGAGNLARALARALQGAGYRVTTVVARNRAESRRRARVLARQVQARVLSRQDAIPGDILWICVTDDAIASTAAELAAKWNGRIALHSSGALTSDLLTPLRRRGAAVASLHPMMTFVGRSSPSLSGISFAVEGDPAAVRVARRIARDLGGSVFDIAKEGKTLYHAMGSFSSPLLIASLAMAEQVGQAAGLPRRSIPRIMQPLLRQTLENYFRGGAARAFSGPIVRADVETVRRHLRALKKVPGARDIYLALARSALDTLPVRNRSALRKILK; encoded by the coding sequence GTGGCGAAGCCCACCATCGCGCTCGTCGGCGCCGGCAACCTTGCCCGGGCTCTTGCTCGCGCGCTCCAAGGCGCAGGGTATCGCGTGACGACAGTCGTGGCGCGCAACCGCGCAGAGTCGCGCCGCCGGGCCCGTGTCCTGGCGCGGCAAGTCCAGGCCCGCGTTCTCAGCCGCCAAGACGCGATCCCGGGCGACATTCTCTGGATCTGCGTGACGGATGACGCGATCGCCTCGACCGCGGCGGAACTGGCCGCGAAATGGAACGGGCGAATCGCGCTGCACTCCAGCGGCGCCCTTACCAGCGACCTGCTGACGCCACTCCGCCGGCGCGGTGCTGCCGTCGCGTCGCTGCATCCCATGATGACGTTTGTCGGCCGCTCCAGCCCCTCGCTGTCGGGGATCTCGTTCGCGGTCGAGGGCGACCCGGCTGCGGTGCGCGTAGCCCGACGGATCGCGCGCGACCTCGGCGGTTCGGTGTTCGATATCGCGAAAGAAGGGAAGACCCTTTATCACGCCATGGGGTCGTTCTCCTCGCCCCTGCTGATCGCCTCGCTGGCGATGGCCGAGCAGGTCGGGCAGGCAGCTGGCCTTCCGCGCAGGTCCATCCCCAGGATCATGCAACCGCTCCTGCGCCAGACGCTTGAGAATTACTTCCGGGGCGGGGCGGCTCGTGCTTTTTCCGGTCCCATCGTGCGCGCCGACGTGGAGACCGTTCGCCGCCACCTTCGCGCGCTGAAGAAGGTGCCGGGCGCGCGCGACATCTACCTTGCCCTGGCGCGCTCCGCGCTCGACACTCTCCCGGTCCGCAACCGCTCCGCCCTTCGCAAGATCCTGAAATGA